A region of Thermogemmata fonticola DNA encodes the following proteins:
- a CDS encoding Ig-like domain-containing protein, producing MSREGHQSGLRVRLQAEALEDRTTPAGNVTAFVSGGILFVQGDSASNQVWLSSLSEDTVAVTALGDTRVNGTWLPLTFSGVTLGWVITMGQGNDQVYISRTRGNIGVFLNTGAGNDHITLNRAQHAGPTVIRSGAGDDLISLGMGQYAGSVLVNAGGGNDRVFVSGVNFRNETQFDGGPGFDQLGLDQSRFGESPAIRNFEQVFTALMPTAVDDSVSVPDNGRITISVLANDLPIGGPFQLDSIRIVTQPQQGTVTVNSNGTITYVAHTTVNSDSDSFQYTVRNQLGGESNVATVHLRLPVALRPPTPTISTTASNPTNLASIPFRVTFNKNVTGFTAGDITVTNGTLSGFTTVNAQTYTFNVAPTADGPVTINIPAGAATDSGGRPSTAASFNITSDRTAPTVNLTTTASDPTNLAAIPFTATFSENVTGFTAGDITVTNGTVQNFSGSGSTYTFEVVPTSNGTVTVSIAANVAQDAAGNNNTASNTVTLTSDRSAPTVTLSTTATSPTNLAAIPFTATFSENVTGFTAGDITVTNGTVQNFSGSGSSYTFEVAPTADGPVTVSIAANVAQDAAGNNNTASNTVTLTSDRTKPTPTVSTTAASPTSDNPIPFTVTFDENVTDFTAGDVLVTNGSIINFTQVNGSTYTFDVVPNTTGNVSVTVPVDVAEDAAGNKNNASNTVTVNFTGNVVTTTITTTESDPTNANPIPFAVTFSENVTGFTLSDIQVINGTAQNLTGGGASYTFEVVPGGDGPIVIDIPAGAATGSSGTPNSAGTFIITSDRTAPTVNINSTGINQISGTASDANTITQVELSIYNGMNYWDGTGFNSSTEVFVTASGTNNWSYTFMTPGTYTVHARATDAAGNVGDDTETVTVSTI from the coding sequence ATGAGTCGTGAAGGCCACCAGTCCGGTTTGCGAGTGCGCTTGCAGGCGGAGGCGCTGGAGGATCGAACCACGCCGGCGGGAAATGTGACCGCCTTCGTCTCCGGCGGTATCCTGTTCGTGCAAGGGGACAGCGCCAGCAATCAAGTCTGGCTCAGCTCCTTGAGTGAGGATACGGTGGCCGTCACGGCTCTGGGGGATACCCGCGTCAATGGCACCTGGCTGCCGCTGACCTTCAGCGGGGTGACGCTGGGCTGGGTCATCACGATGGGCCAGGGGAATGATCAGGTGTACATTTCCCGGACGCGAGGGAACATCGGTGTTTTCCTCAACACCGGGGCGGGGAATGACCACATCACCCTCAATCGGGCGCAGCATGCCGGGCCGACGGTCATTCGCAGCGGGGCGGGGGACGACCTCATCTCGCTTGGCATGGGGCAGTATGCCGGGAGTGTGCTGGTTAACGCAGGCGGAGGGAATGATCGCGTCTTCGTCTCCGGGGTAAATTTCCGCAATGAGACTCAGTTCGACGGCGGGCCGGGGTTCGATCAATTGGGATTGGATCAGAGCCGCTTCGGCGAGTCGCCAGCCATTCGCAACTTCGAGCAGGTCTTTACGGCCTTGATGCCAACGGCGGTGGATGACAGCGTCTCGGTTCCCGACAACGGGCGCATCACCATCTCCGTGCTAGCCAACGATCTGCCGATCGGCGGGCCGTTCCAGTTGGACTCCATCCGTATTGTCACCCAGCCGCAGCAGGGCACGGTGACCGTCAACAGCAATGGGACGATCACCTACGTGGCTCACACCACGGTGAATAGCGACAGCGACAGCTTCCAGTACACGGTGCGCAATCAGTTGGGCGGGGAGTCGAACGTGGCTACGGTGCATCTGCGCCTGCCGGTAGCTTTGCGCCCGCCAACACCCACCATCAGCACCACTGCTAGCAACCCGACCAATTTGGCCAGCATCCCCTTCCGCGTGACCTTCAACAAAAACGTGACGGGCTTTACTGCCGGTGACATTACGGTGACCAACGGCACGCTCTCCGGTTTTACCACCGTCAACGCTCAAACCTACACCTTCAACGTGGCTCCCACCGCGGATGGCCCCGTGACTATCAACATTCCCGCCGGTGCGGCGACGGACAGCGGAGGCCGGCCCAGCACCGCCGCCTCTTTCAACATCACCTCGGACCGCACGGCGCCGACCGTGAATCTGACCACCACGGCTAGCGATCCCACCAATCTCGCGGCGATTCCTTTCACAGCGACCTTCAGTGAGAACGTGACGGGCTTTACTGCCGGTGACATTACGGTGACCAACGGCACGGTCCAGAACTTCTCCGGCAGCGGCAGCACTTACACCTTTGAGGTGGTCCCGACCAGCAATGGGACAGTGACCGTGTCGATTGCGGCCAATGTGGCTCAAGATGCCGCCGGGAACAACAACACCGCTTCCAACACTGTCACCCTCACCTCGGATCGCTCGGCTCCGACCGTGACCCTGAGCACGACAGCGACTAGCCCCACCAATCTCGCGGCGATTCCTTTCACAGCGACCTTCAGTGAGAACGTGACGGGCTTTACTGCCGGTGACATTACGGTGACCAACGGCACGGTCCAGAACTTCTCCGGCAGCGGCAGTAGCTATACGTTTGAGGTGGCTCCCACCGCGGATGGCCCCGTGACCGTGTCGATTGCGGCCAATGTGGCTCAAGATGCCGCCGGGAATAACAACACTGCTTCCAATACTGTCACCCTCACCTCGGATCGCACGAAACCGACGCCCACCGTCAGCACCACCGCGGCGAGCCCCACGAGCGACAATCCCATTCCCTTCACCGTCACCTTCGATGAGAATGTGACCGACTTCACCGCCGGCGATGTGCTCGTCACCAATGGCAGTATCATCAACTTCACCCAGGTCAACGGGTCCACCTACACCTTCGACGTGGTGCCAAATACGACGGGCAATGTGTCCGTGACCGTGCCCGTTGATGTTGCCGAGGATGCGGCCGGGAATAAAAACAATGCCTCCAACACTGTCACGGTCAATTTCACCGGTAACGTCGTGACTACGACGATCACCACGACAGAGTCCGACCCGACCAACGCCAATCCCATCCCCTTCGCCGTGACGTTCAGCGAAAATGTGACCGGTTTCACTCTCAGCGATATTCAGGTGATCAACGGCACAGCCCAGAACCTGACCGGCGGCGGTGCGAGTTACACCTTTGAGGTGGTACCGGGCGGAGATGGGCCAATTGTGATCGACATCCCCGCAGGAGCGGCGACCGGATCGTCAGGCACCCCCAACAGTGCTGGCACCTTCATCATCACCTCCGATCGCACCGCGCCGACGGTAAACATCAATTCCACTGGTATCAATCAAATTTCCGGGACGGCCAGCGATGCCAACACGATCACCCAGGTGGAGCTGAGTATTTACAACGGTATGAATTACTGGGATGGCACTGGGTTCAACAGCTCCACGGAAGTGTTTGTCACTGCCAGTGGCACGAATAACTGGAGCTATACTTTCATGACTCCTGGTACTTACACCGTGCATGCTCGTGCGACGGATGCCGCAGGCAATGTCGGGGACGACACGGAGACGGTAACTGTCAGTACAATCTGA
- the dtd gene encoding D-aminoacyl-tRNA deacylase, which translates to MRAVLQRVRQARVTVGGEVTGQIGSGWLVLLGVGQGDTTADAEWLAEKVVHLRGFPDAQGKMNRDVQDVQGAVLVVSQFTLYGDCRKGRRPSFTQAAEPATAQSLYEAFIQALRAWGVPVATGRFAADMQVELINDGPVTFILESPPRPDPSPDTPSR; encoded by the coding sequence ATGCGGGCGGTGCTCCAGCGGGTCCGGCAAGCGCGCGTCACTGTCGGAGGGGAAGTGACCGGTCAGATCGGCAGCGGCTGGCTAGTCCTCTTGGGTGTGGGGCAGGGCGACACGACGGCGGACGCCGAATGGCTGGCGGAAAAAGTCGTCCACCTCCGCGGCTTCCCCGACGCTCAGGGCAAGATGAACCGCGATGTCCAGGACGTGCAGGGCGCTGTGCTCGTCGTCAGCCAGTTCACCCTCTACGGCGATTGCCGCAAAGGGCGCCGGCCAAGTTTCACCCAGGCGGCAGAGCCAGCGACGGCCCAGTCCCTTTACGAAGCCTTTATCCAAGCCCTGCGAGCCTGGGGGGTCCCGGTCGCTACGGGCCGCTTCGCCGCCGATATGCAGGTGGAACTCATCAACGACGGACCGGTCACCTTCATCCTCGAATCCCCACCGCGGCCCGACCCATCTCCAGACACCCCTTCTCGCTAA